From one Herpetosiphon gulosus genomic stretch:
- a CDS encoding elongation factor Tu encodes MAKQKFERNKPHINIGTIGHVDHGKTTLTAAITKTMALRGRAEFRAFDQIDNAPEERARGITISISHVEYETENRHYAHVDCPGHADYIKNMITGAAQMDGAILVVSAPDGPMPQTREHILLAGQVEVPAMVVFLNKVDMMDDPELLELVEMELRELLSKYGFPGDEIPIVRGSAKGALDSASTDAGQPEYQSIQELMQAVDDYIPTPERAIDKPFLMPIEDVFSIKGRGTVVTGRIERGIVKVGDTIEIIG; translated from the coding sequence ATGGCTAAGCAAAAGTTCGAGCGGAACAAGCCCCACATCAACATTGGGACGATCGGGCACGTTGACCACGGCAAGACGACCTTGACCGCTGCCATCACCAAAACCATGGCACTGCGTGGCCGCGCTGAATTCCGCGCCTTCGACCAAATCGACAATGCTCCCGAAGAACGCGCTCGTGGGATTACGATTTCGATTTCACACGTGGAATATGAAACCGAAAATCGCCACTACGCGCACGTGGACTGCCCTGGTCACGCCGACTATATCAAGAACATGATCACTGGTGCTGCCCAAATGGACGGCGCAATCTTGGTGGTATCGGCACCGGACGGCCCGATGCCCCAAACCCGCGAACACATCCTCTTGGCTGGCCAAGTCGAAGTGCCCGCGATGGTGGTCTTCTTGAACAAAGTTGATATGATGGACGACCCAGAGTTGCTCGAACTGGTGGAAATGGAATTGCGCGAGTTGCTGAGCAAATACGGCTTCCCGGGCGACGAAATTCCGATCGTGCGTGGCTCCGCCAAGGGTGCGTTGGATAGTGCATCAACGGATGCTGGTCAACCCGAGTATCAATCAATCCAAGAATTGATGCAAGCGGTTGACGATTACATCCCAACCCCCGAACGCGCGATTGACAAACCATTCTTGATGCCAATCGAAGACGTGTTCTCGATCAAAGGCCGTGGCACCGTGGTGACCGGTCGGATCGAACGCGGGATCGTCAAAGTGGGCGATACGATTGAAATCATCGGGA